A region of Subtercola boreus DNA encodes the following proteins:
- a CDS encoding uracil-DNA glycosylase — MDAGWAEALAPAADTLAELAEFLDEEVVAGRGFLPAGALVLRAFGQPLRDVRVLIVGQDPYPTPGHPIGLSFATSRAVRPLPRSLSNIYRELTDDLGVAAPEHGDLTGWSESGVMLLNRVLTVQPGLAGSHRGRGWEAVTELAIRALVARGTPLVAILWGKDAARLRPLLGSATVIESAHPSPLSARRGFFGSRPFSRANAALVERGVKPVDWALTGHAPTL, encoded by the coding sequence ATGGATGCGGGCTGGGCCGAGGCGCTCGCACCGGCGGCCGACACCCTCGCCGAACTGGCCGAGTTCCTCGACGAGGAGGTCGTTGCAGGCCGGGGGTTCCTCCCCGCCGGCGCCCTCGTGCTGCGCGCGTTCGGCCAGCCGCTCAGAGACGTGCGGGTGCTGATCGTCGGCCAGGACCCGTACCCCACCCCCGGGCATCCGATCGGCCTCTCGTTCGCGACCTCGCGAGCCGTGCGGCCGCTGCCCCGGAGCCTGTCGAACATCTACCGCGAGCTGACCGACGACCTCGGAGTGGCCGCTCCTGAGCACGGCGACCTGACCGGCTGGAGCGAGAGCGGCGTCATGCTGCTGAACAGGGTGCTCACGGTGCAGCCCGGCTTGGCGGGATCGCACCGCGGCCGTGGCTGGGAGGCCGTCACCGAGCTCGCGATCCGGGCGCTGGTCGCCCGCGGCACCCCGTTGGTCGCGATTCTCTGGGGGAAGGATGCCGCCAGGCTCCGCCCGCTTCTCGGTTCGGCGACGGTCATCGAATCTGCGCATCCGAGTCCGCTCTCGGCCCGGCGGGGCTTCTTCGGGTCGCGCCCGTTCAGCCGGGCGAATGCGGCCCTGGTCGAGCGTGGCGTCAAGCCGGTCGACTGGGCCCTGACCGGGCACGCGCCCACCCTCTAG
- a CDS encoding DinB family protein → MTNTELPNSEVPNGEVPNGEVQSDEPHPGAVHSTGTSAPRTGTLPEIVRPEAPEHGPERESLDGFLDWQRASVVWKATGLSDADAARQLLPSITTVSGLIRHLADVERSWFRDVLAGEKDVPARWTDDDPDGEFRVTAADSLAEIIADYELACAESRAVAARFALDDLSAGRDHRFSLRWILIHLIEETARHLGHIDVLRELLDGAVGE, encoded by the coding sequence ATGACGAACACGGAGTTGCCGAACAGCGAGGTACCGAACGGGGAGGTGCCGAACGGAGAGGTGCAGAGCGACGAGCCCCACCCCGGCGCGGTTCACAGCACGGGCACCAGCGCGCCCCGCACCGGCACCCTCCCCGAGATCGTGCGCCCCGAAGCGCCGGAGCACGGCCCCGAACGCGAGAGCCTCGACGGTTTCCTCGACTGGCAGCGGGCCTCCGTCGTCTGGAAGGCGACGGGGCTGAGCGATGCCGATGCCGCGAGGCAGCTCCTGCCGTCGATCACGACGGTCTCGGGGCTGATCCGACACCTCGCCGATGTCGAACGCAGCTGGTTCCGTGACGTTCTGGCCGGCGAGAAGGACGTGCCGGCGCGGTGGACCGACGACGATCCCGACGGCGAGTTCCGGGTGACAGCCGCCGATTCGCTCGCGGAGATCATCGCCGACTACGAGCTCGCCTGCGCCGAGTCCCGCGCGGTGGCGGCGCGGTTCGCGCTCGACGACCTCTCGGCCGGTCGCGACCACAGGTTCAGCCTGCGCTGGATCCTGATCCACCTCATCGAGGAGACGGCGCGGCACCTCGGTCACATCGATGTGCTGCGCGAACTGCTCGACGGGGCTGTCGGCGAATAG
- a CDS encoding SDR family NAD(P)-dependent oxidoreductase yields MAGPAIGDGPEETSSARDLTGKTVVVTGGSSGIGRAAATALAARGAEVAVVGRNPERTRKVADQIGGTAFLADFDRFADIRELADALLSRYERIDVLANNAGGLVKRRALTADGHERTIQSNHLSPFLLTGLLLPRLVENAASSPVRIIQTASAANVFGRVRPGDLDFRNRLWLGGWPAYCAAKLANILFTVELARRTAGTGIESYAFHPGFVASSFAADTGLMKVAHLAGNGNLGSSPEEGAAGLIHLASVEQTGSPSGTYFDGFRPNGRTSAGARDTALAARLWSVSEAATA; encoded by the coding sequence ATGGCCGGGCCAGCGATCGGCGATGGTCCGGAGGAGACATCCTCGGCGCGTGACCTGACCGGCAAGACCGTCGTGGTCACAGGTGGAAGCTCGGGCATCGGTCGAGCGGCCGCCACCGCGTTGGCCGCGCGGGGGGCCGAGGTCGCCGTCGTCGGGCGGAACCCCGAGCGCACCCGGAAGGTCGCCGACCAGATCGGCGGCACCGCGTTCCTCGCCGACTTCGACCGGTTCGCCGACATCCGGGAGCTGGCGGATGCCCTGCTCAGCCGCTACGAACGGATCGACGTGCTGGCTAACAACGCCGGCGGCCTGGTGAAGAGACGAGCCCTGACCGCGGACGGTCACGAACGCACGATCCAGTCGAACCACCTGTCACCGTTCCTCCTGACGGGCCTGCTCCTGCCGCGACTCGTCGAGAATGCGGCGTCGTCGCCGGTGCGCATCATCCAGACGGCCTCGGCGGCCAACGTTTTCGGGCGGGTACGACCGGGCGACCTCGATTTCCGGAACCGCCTGTGGCTCGGTGGCTGGCCGGCCTACTGCGCGGCGAAACTCGCGAACATCCTGTTCACGGTCGAGCTCGCCCGGCGAACGGCGGGCACCGGGATCGAGTCGTACGCCTTCCATCCCGGTTTCGTCGCGAGCTCGTTCGCGGCCGACACCGGGCTGATGAAGGTGGCGCACCTCGCGGGCAACGGCAACCTGGGGTCGAGTCCCGAGGAGGGTGCTGCAGGACTCATCCACCTCGCGTCGGTCGAGCAGACCGGCTCCCCGAGTGGAACCTACTTCGACGGGTTCAGGCCCAACGGCCGCACTTCGGCAGGCGCCAGGGACACGGCACTGGCGGCGCGGCTGTGGAGCGTGTCGGAGGCTGCGACGGCGTGA
- a CDS encoding SIP domain-containing protein: MSVLTNGPEALAAVAALSAPKTVSVRSGRPAAGGRILLAADETSLDALVVMIGTLSDSARGQVFVEVASADEITLLQTPDLVTVAWLTRESRSGNPGTSRRCAHGQALERAVTAWVSEMCTGDAERDGGELTAWVEGSGTRIYELRQTLIETLGASAPSESSHAA; this comes from the coding sequence ATGAGCGTACTGACGAATGGCCCCGAAGCACTGGCTGCCGTGGCGGCACTGTCCGCCCCGAAGACCGTCTCGGTGCGGAGCGGTCGCCCGGCGGCCGGCGGGCGCATCCTGCTGGCGGCCGACGAGACATCCCTCGACGCCCTGGTCGTCATGATCGGCACACTCTCCGACTCGGCTCGCGGCCAGGTGTTCGTCGAGGTCGCCTCGGCAGACGAGATAACCCTGCTGCAGACGCCCGACCTGGTCACCGTCGCCTGGCTCACCCGCGAGAGCCGCAGCGGCAACCCGGGTACGTCGAGGCGCTGCGCCCACGGCCAGGCCCTCGAGCGTGCAGTCACGGCGTGGGTCAGCGAGATGTGCACCGGCGACGCCGAGCGTGACGGCGGCGAACTGACGGCATGGGTCGAAGGCTCCGGAACCCGCATCTACGAACTCCGCCAGACCCTCATCGAGACGCTCGGCGCGAGCGCTCCGTCTGAGTCTTCTCACGCAGCCTGA
- a CDS encoding GNAT family N-acetyltransferase, translating into MLEEEYQPRRKLPANLRPPVPPEPVFEYTIRPAVAADMPYVREIYNHYVANTVVTLDEDAMTLKEWKTKFAWLSKLDMPFLVAISGSDQVIGFAYVSPWKQKAAYRRTVEDSIYLGPAATGKGLGKALLKQLLADSKAAKIKEVLAVVVDKGAEGSIRLHESFGFKEVGRLGKVGFKFNRWLGTVLLQKHLK; encoded by the coding sequence ATGCTCGAAGAGGAATACCAGCCGCGGAGGAAGCTCCCGGCGAATCTGCGCCCGCCGGTCCCGCCGGAGCCGGTCTTCGAATACACGATCCGCCCTGCGGTCGCAGCGGACATGCCCTACGTGCGGGAGATCTACAACCACTACGTCGCCAACACCGTCGTCACGCTCGATGAAGACGCGATGACGCTGAAGGAGTGGAAGACGAAGTTCGCCTGGCTCTCGAAGCTCGACATGCCGTTCCTGGTGGCGATCTCGGGCAGCGACCAGGTCATCGGCTTCGCCTACGTGTCGCCGTGGAAGCAGAAGGCCGCCTACCGCCGTACCGTCGAGGACAGCATCTACCTCGGGCCCGCAGCAACCGGCAAGGGGCTCGGAAAGGCGCTGCTCAAACAGCTCCTGGCCGACTCGAAGGCAGCGAAGATCAAGGAAGTGCTCGCCGTCGTGGTGGACAAGGGCGCCGAGGGGTCGATCCGCCTGCACGAGAGCTTCGGTTTCAAGGAGGTCGGCCGGCTCGGCAAGGTGGGGTTCAAGTTCAACCGCTGGCTCGGAACGGTGCTGCTGCAGAAGCACCTCAAGTGA
- a CDS encoding SDR family oxidoreductase: MGIQNRRAVVTGASSGIGAATVRLLRAHGWDVVGVARREDRLKALAEETGATYFVADLLKQDDVDALAAHLAETGGVSTLINNAGGAVGMDSVEASPIADWEWMFEVNVIAVKRVITALLPLLRASVAGAPTGTAVADILTVSSTAGHFAYAGGGGYNAAKFAVTSLSEVLRLELSGEPIRVLEIAPGMVKTEEFSLNRFGGDTAKAEAVYANVPDPLTAGDVATTIVTMVEMAPHISLDLVIIKPVAQSAVYKVHRGPLEVKQ; encoded by the coding sequence ATGGGCATCCAGAATCGTCGCGCCGTCGTCACCGGAGCAAGCTCGGGGATCGGGGCCGCGACCGTGCGGCTGCTCCGCGCCCACGGCTGGGACGTGGTGGGGGTCGCCCGCCGCGAAGACCGGCTGAAGGCGCTCGCCGAGGAGACGGGCGCGACCTACTTCGTGGCCGACCTGCTGAAGCAGGACGACGTGGATGCCCTGGCCGCCCACCTCGCCGAAACCGGCGGAGTGAGCACCCTCATCAACAACGCCGGCGGCGCGGTCGGCATGGATTCTGTCGAAGCGAGCCCGATCGCCGACTGGGAGTGGATGTTCGAGGTCAACGTCATCGCGGTCAAACGGGTGATCACGGCACTGCTGCCTCTTCTCCGTGCCTCGGTCGCGGGTGCCCCGACGGGCACGGCGGTGGCCGACATCCTCACCGTCTCCTCGACCGCGGGACACTTCGCCTACGCGGGCGGAGGCGGGTACAACGCCGCGAAGTTCGCTGTCACCTCCCTCTCCGAAGTGCTGCGGCTGGAGCTCAGCGGTGAGCCGATCCGGGTGCTCGAGATCGCGCCCGGGATGGTGAAGACCGAGGAGTTCTCGCTCAACCGGTTCGGCGGCGACACGGCCAAGGCGGAGGCCGTGTACGCGAATGTGCCCGACCCGCTGACCGCAGGCGACGTGGCGACCACGATCGTCACCATGGTCGAGATGGCCCCGCACATCAGCCTGGACCTGGTCATCATCAAGCCGGTGGCGCAGTCGGCCGTCTACAAGGTGCACCGGGGCCCCCTCGAAGTGAAGCAGTAG
- a CDS encoding peptidase S51, with protein MSIHLVGGGWPMVDDGAVYREFLSEAAERALQAGRLDGPRIAFILVRDGDGLEKYAELIAALATVTELQPVPILAPEGVAIDAAGLADVDGILVWGGLTPAYRDSIAPAFGEIRRQVAAGVPYLGFSAGAAIAADRAILGGWTIGDVPVCPEEASEELDEVTVGEGLGLIDLAVDVHAAQWGTLARLIAATEAGLTDGGIAIDEHTVLIVGDGPLRVVGRGSIWTVTDDDGSVRVATMGES; from the coding sequence GTGAGTATCCATCTCGTCGGCGGTGGCTGGCCGATGGTCGACGACGGTGCCGTGTACCGGGAGTTCCTCTCCGAAGCCGCGGAGCGGGCGCTGCAGGCGGGCCGACTCGACGGGCCCCGGATCGCCTTCATCCTGGTGCGGGACGGTGACGGCCTCGAGAAGTATGCGGAACTGATCGCGGCCCTCGCCACCGTCACCGAACTCCAGCCCGTTCCGATTCTCGCGCCGGAGGGTGTCGCCATCGACGCAGCCGGCCTGGCCGACGTCGACGGAATCCTGGTCTGGGGCGGTCTCACCCCCGCCTACCGTGACAGCATCGCGCCGGCCTTCGGCGAGATCCGGCGCCAGGTCGCGGCAGGCGTTCCCTACCTCGGCTTCTCGGCCGGAGCTGCGATCGCCGCCGACCGCGCGATCCTCGGCGGCTGGACGATCGGTGACGTGCCGGTCTGCCCAGAAGAAGCGTCCGAGGAGCTCGACGAGGTGACGGTCGGGGAGGGCCTCGGCCTGATCGACCTCGCCGTCGACGTGCACGCTGCGCAGTGGGGAACGCTCGCCCGGCTCATCGCGGCGACCGAGGCCGGGCTCACCGACGGCGGTATCGCCATCGACGAGCACACCGTGCTGATCGTCGGCGACGGCCCGCTCCGCGTGGTCGGCCGGGGGAGCATCTGGACGGTCACAGACGACGACGGCAGCGTGCGGGTCGCGACGATGGGGGAGAGCTGA
- a CDS encoding phosphoribosyltransferase translates to MAESEHTTVTGTPVDGAETTPEREVLGWLEFGEASRVLATSVLESGFVPDFVVAIARGGLLPAGALAYATGTKSCGSLNVEFYTDVETTLPEPIILPPMMDNTALIGKNILLVDDVADSGRTLALVVGLLERVGVIVKTATLYSKPRSVIEPDFYWKKTDRWIVFPWSAHPPVTV, encoded by the coding sequence ATGGCCGAGAGCGAACACACGACAGTGACCGGGACCCCCGTCGACGGGGCAGAGACGACACCGGAACGAGAGGTGCTCGGCTGGCTCGAGTTCGGTGAGGCCTCCCGGGTGCTGGCGACGAGCGTGCTCGAGAGCGGGTTCGTTCCCGACTTCGTCGTGGCGATCGCGCGCGGCGGCCTGCTGCCGGCCGGCGCGCTGGCCTACGCCACCGGCACCAAGAGCTGCGGCAGCCTGAACGTGGAGTTCTACACCGACGTCGAGACGACGCTGCCCGAGCCGATCATCCTGCCGCCGATGATGGACAACACCGCCCTGATCGGCAAGAACATCCTGCTGGTCGACGACGTCGCCGACTCCGGCCGTACCCTCGCTCTCGTGGTCGGCCTGCTGGAGCGCGTCGGTGTCATCGTGAAGACGGCCACGCTCTACTCGAAGCCGCGCTCGGTGATCGAGCCCGACTTCTACTGGAAGAAGACCGACCGGTGGATCGTCTTCCCGTGGTCGGCGCACCCGCCGGTGACTGTATGA
- a CDS encoding amidase: MAELHDLSALEQWRLLQRGDIGVVELTDHYLARIERLNPIIGAFHEVTAERARERARHVEEHVPRTTTLWGLPFGDKDLVRRAGVRTTFGSLLFENFEPDVSDEAALDLDAAGGVSLGKTATPEYGLSGYTENRVFPPARNPYDLALGPGGSSGGAAVAVAAGLLPFAPGSDGGGSIRIPAGATGLVGLKPSRGRVPSGSGIGSLAGLPVGGPLARSVADAALLFDGLISPNGAPQRQPYALRAPENTDGPFLGAAIRGEGRFQLGVMLDSPWDEAYEIRLDPEVRETFDQTVDLLQTLGHGTETLRFEPSPEYPPAFRTIWQAGAASIPADASTEHLLEPLTRWLMHRGRSLGAGDLASALATLSAFEKSVIRQFAGFDAIVTPTLALPPRPVGWFDPDDAERNFEQQVQYAPFSSFVNVSGLPAITLPVGETASHLPLGVQLIGRPGGEATLLSIARQLERRLRWELVHPPVW, encoded by the coding sequence ATGGCAGAGCTGCATGATCTCAGCGCCCTCGAACAGTGGCGTCTGCTCCAGCGGGGCGACATCGGGGTGGTCGAGCTCACCGACCACTATCTCGCCCGCATCGAGCGGCTGAATCCGATTATCGGAGCCTTCCATGAGGTGACAGCAGAGCGGGCCAGGGAGCGCGCCCGCCACGTGGAGGAGCACGTCCCGCGCACGACCACGCTCTGGGGGCTGCCTTTCGGCGACAAGGACCTGGTGCGGCGGGCGGGCGTGCGCACCACCTTCGGCAGCCTACTGTTCGAGAACTTCGAGCCCGACGTCTCCGACGAGGCCGCTCTCGACCTCGACGCTGCCGGGGGAGTGAGCCTCGGCAAGACCGCGACGCCCGAATACGGCCTGTCGGGCTACACCGAGAACCGGGTCTTCCCGCCCGCCCGCAATCCCTATGACCTGGCGCTCGGCCCCGGGGGGTCCAGCGGCGGTGCCGCCGTGGCGGTGGCAGCGGGCCTGCTGCCGTTCGCGCCCGGCTCCGACGGGGGTGGCTCGATCCGCATCCCCGCTGGGGCGACCGGGCTCGTCGGGCTGAAGCCGTCGCGCGGTCGGGTTCCGTCCGGCTCCGGGATCGGCTCTCTCGCGGGTCTTCCGGTCGGCGGTCCGCTGGCGCGGTCGGTGGCGGATGCCGCACTGCTCTTCGATGGACTGATCAGCCCGAACGGCGCTCCCCAGCGCCAGCCCTACGCGCTCCGGGCGCCGGAGAACACCGACGGTCCGTTCCTCGGGGCGGCGATCCGTGGAGAGGGACGTTTCCAGCTCGGGGTGATGCTCGACTCGCCCTGGGACGAGGCCTACGAGATCCGCCTCGACCCAGAGGTCCGGGAGACGTTCGACCAGACCGTCGACCTGCTGCAGACGCTCGGCCACGGCACCGAGACGCTGCGATTCGAGCCGTCCCCCGAGTACCCTCCGGCGTTCCGCACGATCTGGCAGGCGGGAGCTGCGTCGATCCCGGCCGACGCGTCGACCGAGCACCTCCTCGAGCCTCTCACGCGCTGGCTGATGCACCGCGGTCGGTCGCTCGGCGCAGGAGACCTCGCCTCCGCGCTGGCCACTCTGTCGGCGTTCGAGAAGTCGGTCATCCGACAGTTCGCCGGGTTCGACGCCATCGTGACCCCCACCCTCGCGCTACCACCGCGGCCGGTGGGCTGGTTCGACCCCGATGATGCCGAACGGAACTTCGAACAGCAGGTGCAGTACGCCCCGTTCAGTTCGTTCGTGAATGTCAGCGGTCTGCCGGCGATCACCCTGCCGGTGGGGGAGACGGCGTCGCATCTCCCGCTCGGCGTGCAGCTCATCGGGCGCCCGGGCGGGGAGGCGACGCTCCTCTCGATCGCCAGGCAACTCGAACGGAGACTTCGCTGGGAACTCGTCCACCCACCTGTCTGGTAG